aaatggtaccactctaatattttaatataaattgtttcttcgctatattctaattaaaaagttataaggacatttttcgattatcttattgcaatacttttatgcacagaataatgaaaggaattaatgtaaaaaaatatatagttgtttttaagaaagtatcccggtaaaaaatttctcatatataattatatataataatataaaagtatatagaaatatataaaattctgtataagttatgtataattatgtatagtatacataattttgtattatgttgactgacatctagccaatattaatataaaattatatataattatattataagtaatatattattatatataattatacataacttatacaaaattttatatatttctatataattttatatggtcatatatcatatatgattatacataacaaaatttttaccgGTATATATGTAACTGCATGTTgtaaattcctttttttttcttaaatataactatatattttctttacattaatTGATTGAGGAAGATAAtcaagaaagaatattttacgagatatttaatagttatgtaaaattatgtcgaattaaaatatcttatgaactattttaaatttttgtctttatactctttttacgattaattttagaatattacgaGGAATCGACTCATAAAAAAAACCAAGATGAACCCACCTaagatcttttttcttttttaagctaacttttgtttgaaatattttctcgtaTCATCTAAACAagcaagatatttaaatattaagatgaTCGACTTAAGTGGATcactttgtatattattaaagtggCGTGTGTCATATTTTCATTGTAAAAGAAAGCTTATGCTAAAATAAActacaacaaaattataacagaATATCTCTCACaattattatcgaaaatatcttataaatatattgtccaaagcacaaattttataatctgttTCTCTTGATGTAACGCATTAAAAGAGTGGGTCAAAGACTCGACATGTTGTACATATCAATTATTTGCAAtcagaagaaaatattttaacgcaacacatacacacgcgcgcacacacgcacacgcacacgcatacatatatatatatatatatatatatatatatatatatatatacagggtggatcattttaatccatccagtcgaatatctcgaaaaccaagcccgggagagaaaaatgttttcagacaaaagttgtatggtttcgagggggtcataagatggtaccattggtttgaccttgaaaagtcatttgaaggtcacgtgaaggtcacttcaagttttttaaatggaacaccctatatatttttacatattcttgtagctcatctcgagagctttccaaaacacttatgacaaagtatttttcattaagtattttttgagttataaggcttcaaagttgcagtattttgacataaaatacaagatatctcataaaatattcattttttgattatcttactctaatacttttatgcacagaataacgagacgaatcaattggcataattaaaacacataattatgttaaagtaaaaatctgaatttgcaactaacagttacacatttttactttaacataattatgtgttttctttacaccaattgattcgtcttattattctgtgcataaaagtattagagtaagataatcaaaaaatgaatattttacgagatatcttgtattttatgtcaaaatactgcaactttgaagccttataactcaaaaaatatttaatgaaaaatactttgtcataagtgttttggaaagctctcgaaatgagctacaagaatatgtaaaaatatataggatgttccatttaaaaaacttgaagtgaccttcacgtgaccttcaaatgacttttcaaggtcaaaccaatggtaccatcttatgaccctctcgaaaccatacaacttttgtctgaaaacatttttctttcccgggcttggttttcgagatattcgactggatggattaaaatggtccactctgtatatatatatatatatatatatatatatatatatatatatatatatatatatatatatatacttggtaaaatattgacaaaacCCATATATAGCCAACTTTTTTTCCCGGGTTTTATTATAccattattgtttatttgctCGTTTATACTTCGAGTGATAAAATGATAGCCTATCCACGAAAAACTCCTGCCGTCATCTATTTcctttttgtttcatttatgaataatatcatcataaaatcttgtataaattctatttcggaaaaaagagaatatacctatatatatatataggtataggATAGGATAGGCTATCATTTTATCACTCGAAGTATAAACGagcaaataaacaataatggTATAATAAAACCCGGGAAAAAAAGTTGGCTATATATGGgttttgtcaatattttaccaagtatagtcatatatgatatcatatatgattttatttaattatcatattatcatatataactatatttgacAAGATATGCtcagatattgacaaaatccatatatggTCAATTTTATATGGACTTTTTTTTCCCGGGAAGTATTCAAATAGTTCtttgtcataaataaaagtaattttaatataaaacgttATAATAAAGCAtacaatctttataaaatataagtatacatatatgaaacatttataataattattgaatatttttaaaatatttatatccaaTGTTTCAATCAtgttataaagatttttgtaatcttagaTTAAAcagattataaagatttattatatcccAGCacatatttgagaaatatttgtaaaatattattaccacaagtatttatttttttacttattgcataaatattatataaaatatttaatttatattttaataatttgtcgaatatagttttcataattttgttctcttaatatatacaaaatatgtataaaatgttgatatatttcaaaaattaaatagtaaaaatatttaagaatatgtataaatatcgtGTGCTGTCTAAGCACTTCTAGGGTAATTGTAAGACGTTCAAGTTGCACGACAGGTATAAACCCCTCCGTTCGAATCGTTCTCCGTTCGACTATATAAAAGCTAGACTGGTCGGCGATTGACACTTTAGTTTTTAACTCCTGTCTGCAGTCTTGCCGACCGAAGACTAAATAAATTGTGTGTTTTCGTACTTATAATCTTCCGCataatgaagaaatattttttgacttATATCTTTTTGGCTTCATCGTTGATAACTCTCGTTGTCACCGCGACTGAGAAATATACCAGAAAATACGATGACATAGATGTGGACAgaattcttcaaaataatcgtgttcttaataattatatccgaTGCATTTTGGACGAAGGACCCTGCACTGCTGAAGGTCGCGAATTAAGAAGtaagtaaagaaaaagatattttctttcttatttttcatttcgatTACAATTGTATTCAGTTTGCTCAACATTTTTCcctaatttcttaattaaaaaatatccataTTAATTCAATGAACACATATAACATTATGGCTGCAATATTACGGTAGATTCAATAcataattctctttctctttcttcctttcctGCCTTTCTCTATTACATAATGTTTACTATCCACTTTCTCGCGCAATTACGTGTATATTCGAAGTTGTTTAAGTAACATtacttctttatattttatttcttaagatcaaaattattctaattgtaGCCCAAAACAGcctgtatataacatttaatcgcgtttcaaatatataagaataatataatatgaaataataatatgaaaaatagcatatatattacatatatatattcaattttttacattcaaaTATTAGTAATAGTATTTAATCGTGAAATTACGTTAATATATAAgcaatattaaagttatagtgtatattgatcttttttaaaatttattcttaacagtataatatttttataagatatatattctacatGCTATCTCGGAATAGTTTAAATTACAGCTGTAgtcatattactttataatggaacatttatatatatgtatatatcccTCTCTAAAAAAAGGCATGTTATTGATATCGTCATCGCTTTTCCGCGATGCTGATTGGTTGTCTCGCAGTCTCGTTGTCAAATGCGTTTTGTAACTTGCTTCGCGCGTGTCGCCtgcagctgtcaaattttgacagttgTGTGacaatttgtagaaaatttaaattaaagaaaacgaagaagagaaaaagagagacaaaagaaaggtacatatattatatatgtatgtattgtatatgataaacctatgtaaaattttcccatgatattatgtatattaattatgtaatttatatttgtgtaattaatagaaaaaagaagagatataagaaaaaaggagaagggataaaatatattaaataaagaaaaagaaagaaagaaaaagaaagaaggatgcttttttaaagctaaccataaatatttaacaatcaattagcattgcggaaaaaaactttaacgCTTAGCTTTAACATACACTATATACCTAACCATACAACACAATATAAacacaaacaaaataaatagcgcGCGTAGCGCGTGCTTAAACTGTtctagtatatatgtatataaattgtttcattCTTTATTAGAAACTTTACCGGATGCTTTATCGAACGGTTGCAGCAAGTGCAATGATAAACAAAAGGATATGGCAGAAAAAGTGATAAATCATCTTAAAACAAAACGATCTAGGGATTGGGATCGTCTTGTTGCTAAATATGATCCTCGTGGCGAATATAAAAAACGCTACTAGCAATAATAGCTctcttttgatataataaatattttaattataatcatgactttataaaaaaaaattatgcggtttttgtaaatatatgaaacataaaatatccgttgatatattaaagatacaaTATATAGATGTAATAATGATGTATTTTGATCAAAAATACAGAACAAGTAACGTAAAATTTCAtaggttttattttattcgttaaaTCAGCATCTTTCAGTAATGCAACTTATTAATTTGTTGCTCAcagattatttttccaaataaaacaaatgccacatcattattattaaaatgttttatgcaagatatatttgtcaataagtttacatgtaatattattaatcattatatcattgttatatttatggatattatatttatggattccaaaaaatattgatatacatatatacatatatatttcaaagaaaatgtcAAGAGATCAATACgtagatttgaaaaaatgataaatcatTCACTCGACACGTCTTTTCTTAACTAATGATCTAAgctgaaacaaataaataaatataaatacatagattaaaatttatatacatgtccCGAAATTTGCGAATCACAATACTAGGTTTCTCAATATACATGCACTTGTTTAAAATTACGTAACTCACatgatttatgtatattcttcATGTATGCTATTTTTATCAtgagattttcatttttcatgaaTGTTATTTTGTAGTTGAAGAAACACTAATCAGTATTGAAACGTTCTATTCATaaagattaaagatatttttatttgacgattatctgatttttttaagatacagCAACCTATTCTTGTTCTTACATAAGTCTATTAGTATttgtattgtttattttttctaaattctatAGCAGGAAAAGTTTTGGAAAtattatgtgaaaaaattatttggaatttttttattccaagcaatagtttttaagataaaagaatttaaatgcTGGCCAATTACAGACTGGCCTTCTGTGATTGACTAAAAAGCTGTAAATCTtactgtttataaataatatatcttaaaaattattgcttaaaataagaaactgcaaataatttttttacttaatttttcaagaactTTCCCACTAcagtattttaatttgcaaattttgggacatcttacatatatatttgtatgtgtgcgcgcgcaaagtatttttaaattaagtctAAGGGCTATCACATACAAAGTGTATAAGCATATACATAGTATAAGATTGTATGAATCAATAAGTATCAAGCATATGGCTCAATATTTGATCCATACAATCTTATGCAATGCACATGCAGCTTATGCAAGTTGTGTGTGAAAACTCTAAAACTCTAACCGTTATGTATGCAATGTTACGTATCATATGATGTACATACAAGATCCGAAATTGCTGGTAGATTATTGGTTTGATCGGTAACAGTAGATTCTTGTTCCCGATTTTCTTTCTGAGTAGCtgcttttttcatatttctatgTTGTGGAAAAGTAGGCATAAGTTTTGGGTCACAAGCTGCAATAATATCGAATTAGTTAGATAGCGATTATAAGCTCTGTTTCAGAACAATTCTAGACTAAGAactaaatgtatttatatatatatatatatattcatatacatatatatactgacGTAAAGGAGCTTCCTTGAAGTAACTGCTTTGCAAACATTCTTCGGCGGTTGCTCTTTTCTTGGGATCGtacat
Above is a genomic segment from Anoplolepis gracilipes chromosome 3, ASM4749672v1, whole genome shotgun sequence containing:
- the LOC140664075 gene encoding ejaculatory bulb-specific protein 3-like, whose product is MKKYFLTYIFLASSLITLVVTATEKYTRKYDDIDVDRILQNNRVLNNYIRCILDEGPCTAEGRELRKTLPDALSNGCSKCNDKQKDMAEKVINHLKTKRSRDWDRLVAKYDPRGEYKKRY